The window TTTTTCCACAGCCCCCCCATCTTCCATATATCTTGTTCATGGTGAAGAACGTGCAACACCGAGCCCGCTCCAAGGAAAAGAAGAGCCTTAAAAAAGGCATGGGTGCAAAGATGAAACATGGCTGCAACCGTGGCCGAAGAACCAACGGCCATAACCATGTATCCAAGCTGGGACATCGTTGAATAGGCCAAAATCCGCTTGATATCGTCCTGCTGGGTGGCCGTCAGGGCAGCAACCGCCGCGGTGATCGCTCCTGTCCAGGCAATGACATCCAAGGCTTGGGGCGACTGCTCGAGCACAAAAAATATCCTGCAGAGCATGTAGACCCCAGCTGCAACCATGGTCGCAGCGTGGATCAACGCAGAGACGGGAGTTGGTCCCTCCATCGCATCGGGAAGCCACACATGAAGCGGAATTTGAGCCGATTTGCCGACACAACCGCAAAAAAGAAGTAAGCCCATTATCGTCACCAAGGGATGGTTTTTAAGATAAGACGCAACAGAGGGATCAAACATCAAGCTTCCCGTCAAGGTCCAAAACAAAATAATCCCCAAAAGAAAACCAAAATCCCCAATTCTATTCGCCAGAAAAGCCTTGGTCGCAGCCGCAGCCGCCGAGGGTTTTTCGAACCAAAAACCGATCAACAGATAAGAACTTACCCCAACCAGTTCCCAGAAGATGTACATCATAATAAAGTTGGTCGCGACAACGATTCCCAACATAGAGAGCATGAAAAGGGAAAGTTCTGCAAAAAAGCGGCTCCTTCCCGGATCCTCAGCCATGTAACCCATCGAGTAGATATGGATCATCAGCCCCACTCCGCTCACGACAAGGAGCATCACCTTGGATAGGGGGTCGAAAACCATGCCCAACTGTATGGAAAGCCCCCCGACATCTATCCAACTGATAGGTGAAGGTTCAGGGATTGAACCCAGGGATATACCCAGGGAAACCAAGAAGGCAATTCCACAAGCTCCTACCGAGACCCATTGACTAAGAGAAGGAAAGGGTTTTAAAAAAGCCCATATGATAAAGGCCGAACTTAATGGGGAAAGCAACAATAGCCATGCTAAAAACTGTTCGTTCATAAGGTCGAATCCGGAGAAAAACTTCTAAAATTTGAGCATTGTTATATCTTCAGCCTTGGTCGTATGCTTGACCCGGTAAAGGGCGACGATTAAAGCCAGGCCCACGGCCACTTCAGCTGCTGCAACCGTAATGACAAAAAAGACGAGGACCTGGCCCAAGAGATTGGCATTAAACCGGCTAAAGGCCACAAGGGCAAGATTAGCAGCGTTCAACATGATTTCTAAACACATTAAAATAACAATCAGGTCCCTTCTTAAGATTATTCCTGCAAGACCGATGGCAAAGAGGATTCCACTTGCTACCACATAATGAGTGAGGCCGATGTGCATCTTTTTTCCTCTTGATCAACAATGATAAACGACAATCCAACGCTTCATTCTTAATAAACACAGGCTAGCTTTAAAGGTCTTCCCCGGTATCGGTGACCATCTCCAGTTGAAAATGTGAAGGGCAACAACCAAAAAAAAAGCTCATTGTTTTATTCCAGGTCTTTTTTACTCAAGATAATCACTCCCACCATGGAAATTAAAAGCAGTAACCCCACGACTTCAAAAGCCAACGAGTAGTTTGCAAACAGCAGCTCTCCCAAGGCCTTTATCCCCCCAACGCCAAGGGCTTTTTGTTCTTTTGAAAGCGAGGAATCCATCGCTTTTACTGCAAGGGAAAATCCCACGCCAAACAATAAAACAAGGAGGAATCCTCCCAACATCCCGAGGGGTCTCATCGTCGCTTGTTCTTCGGCTTTCAAGTCAAGCAGCATAATGATAAATAAAAAGAGAACCATCACCGCCCCCGCATAAACGAGCACCTGGACGGCGGCAAGAAAATACGCCCCTAGCAGGACAAAAAGACCAGCAATGCTTAAAATCATCAACACCAGGTTCATTGCTGAAGCCACCGGATTTTTATTGGCGATTACCCCGACAGCGCTCCCTACCATCGTCAAAACAAAAGTCCAAAAAAAGAAGTTTTCCATTTTAAATTGCCCACAAAGAGAATGAAAATCTTAAAAATTAGAACACAAAAAACAATAATAAAATATTCGGACACCCATGATCCTACTTTCCCTCTGCTGTTTTCATTTTTTTTCCCATTTTCGAATCGGCAGAGGGTACACTCCTCCCAACTC is drawn from Methylacidiphilum infernorum V4 and contains these coding sequences:
- the nuoL gene encoding NADH-quinone oxidoreductase subunit L encodes the protein MNEQFLAWLLLLSPLSSAFIIWAFLKPFPSLSQWVSVGACGIAFLVSLGISLGSIPEPSPISWIDVGGLSIQLGMVFDPLSKVMLLVVSGVGLMIHIYSMGYMAEDPGRSRFFAELSLFMLSMLGIVVATNFIMMYIFWELVGVSSYLLIGFWFEKPSAAAAATKAFLANRIGDFGFLLGIILFWTLTGSLMFDPSVASYLKNHPLVTIMGLLLFCGCVGKSAQIPLHVWLPDAMEGPTPVSALIHAATMVAAGVYMLCRIFFVLEQSPQALDVIAWTGAITAAVAALTATQQDDIKRILAYSTMSQLGYMVMAVGSSATVAAMFHLCTHAFFKALLFLGAGSVLHVLHHEQDIWKMGGLWKKMPLTFLTFLIGSCALAGIPGFSGFFSKDTIIEMVGEKNRVLFWLALFTAGLTAFYMTRLFVVTFFGPPKTEVAAHAKESPLVMVLPMLVLSFFAVVGGYPFLGIERALGLAHQPVEEASSRLHVMILSVLVGVIGLGIGAFAYWGKKSEIVLFPLFKNKFYFDEFYDLTLLKFQQWGAQLLAWFDEWIIGFGIVRGSAFIVSVGGEILRIFQTGNIRSYAFLFGGGAAAILVYFLMRS
- the nuoK gene encoding NADH-quinone oxidoreductase subunit NuoK, with the protein product MHIGLTHYVVASGILFAIGLAGIILRRDLIVILMCLEIMLNAANLALVAFSRFNANLLGQVLVFFVITVAAAEVAVGLALIVALYRVKHTTKAEDITMLKF
- a CDS encoding NADH-quinone oxidoreductase subunit J; its protein translation is MENFFFWTFVLTMVGSAVGVIANKNPVASAMNLVLMILSIAGLFVLLGAYFLAAVQVLVYAGAVMVLFLFIIMLLDLKAEEQATMRPLGMLGGFLLVLLFGVGFSLAVKAMDSSLSKEQKALGVGGIKALGELLFANYSLAFEVVGLLLLISMVGVIILSKKDLE